Proteins from a genomic interval of Streptomyces sp. TLI_235:
- a CDS encoding LacI family transcriptional regulator, which produces MNIGEIARRAGVSRSTVSYTLSGKRPVSDATRKRIQEVIDELGYRPNAAARALKEGRTRTIGLVIPPASRRLTHMQLGFVASVVEAAARADLDVLLSPSGGDHDRSFERLLSGGRVDGVILMEIRLEDSRVRRLQNAKLPFVGIGHTARAHEMCWIDVDYTTVINRCVHHLADLGHTRIALVNRSVELMAAGYGPGHRARDGFVAALAQRGIEGVDLECGDDAAAGLECATRLLQDHPDVTAVATINEAALPGIQRGLEEAGLTVPRDFSITGVVGRTWAEEFRPPLTAADVPADDIGTQAMDLLLERMVDPATPLRNILLAPPVSLRGSTGPVRSAQPDEAVRRMPS; this is translated from the coding sequence ATGAACATCGGGGAGATCGCCAGACGGGCGGGCGTCTCGCGGAGCACAGTCTCCTACACGCTCAGCGGCAAGCGCCCGGTCTCGGATGCCACTCGAAAGCGCATCCAGGAGGTCATCGACGAGCTCGGGTACCGGCCCAATGCCGCTGCCCGCGCCCTCAAGGAAGGCCGGACCCGGACCATCGGCCTGGTGATCCCTCCCGCCAGCAGGCGTCTGACCCACATGCAGTTGGGTTTTGTGGCCAGCGTGGTCGAAGCCGCGGCCCGTGCCGACCTGGACGTCCTGCTGTCCCCCTCCGGGGGCGACCACGACCGATCGTTCGAGCGCCTCCTCTCCGGAGGGCGCGTCGACGGAGTCATTCTGATGGAGATCCGCCTCGAGGACTCCCGGGTTCGCAGGCTGCAGAACGCCAAGCTGCCGTTCGTCGGCATCGGGCACACGGCCCGCGCCCACGAGATGTGCTGGATCGACGTCGACTACACCACCGTGATCAACCGGTGCGTTCACCACCTCGCGGACCTGGGCCACACCCGGATCGCGCTGGTCAACCGCTCCGTCGAGCTGATGGCAGCCGGTTACGGGCCCGGACACCGGGCCCGTGACGGGTTCGTCGCCGCTCTCGCCCAGCGAGGCATCGAGGGCGTCGACCTGGAGTGCGGGGACGACGCCGCCGCCGGCCTGGAGTGTGCCACCCGGCTCCTGCAAGACCACCCCGACGTCACCGCGGTCGCGACCATCAACGAAGCCGCGCTGCCCGGCATCCAGCGCGGCCTGGAGGAGGCCGGCCTCACCGTGCCCAGGGACTTCTCCATCACCGGCGTCGTCGGCCGCACCTGGGCCGAGGAGTTCCGCCCCCCGCTGACCGCCGCGGATGTTCCGGCCGATGACATCGGTACCCAGGCCATGGACCTGCTGCTCGAGCGCATGGTTGACCCCGCGACCCCCCTGCGCAACATCCTGCTGGCTCCGCCGGTGTCCCTGCGCGGCAGCACCGGCCCCGTGCGATCCGCCCAACCGGACGAGGCCGTGCGGCGTATGCCTTCCTAG
- a CDS encoding multiple sugar transport system substrate-binding protein, giving the protein MNRSTGRRLAAASLAAVVLAFAGTACSSSAGMSAADGGSASAGGAYTVWDPYPQFDGASAWAKLLDTCGAQAGVQIKRTAFDTSDLTNKALLAAQQGNSPDVLIVDNPVVSTLAQAGVLTSTKENKVDTSAVSPNLLAAGQSGGETFGTPIGANTLALYYNKAVLTSAGVDVASIKDWASLTAALTKVKASGKKGITFSAIGTEEGSFQFLPWFWGSGAQLTHLDSAQAASALSLWTDWVKQGLAPNSVINNTQTTSWQEFATGEFAFAENGTWQLANAKKAGFEYGVVPVPGMTGGTAPAPTGGEFVTVPVQKKTGRYGVSDKLVSCLTSADNSLATDTTLSYIAPTPAVQDKQAAADPGLKPWIDAVKAAKGRTSQDLGTKYPKISEQLWTSLQAALTGSKSPQAALSAAQSAAAR; this is encoded by the coding sequence ATGAACAGATCCACCGGCCGGCGGCTCGCCGCCGCCTCGCTCGCCGCCGTCGTCCTTGCCTTCGCCGGCACCGCGTGCTCCTCCTCGGCGGGGATGTCCGCCGCCGACGGGGGAAGCGCCTCCGCCGGCGGGGCCTACACCGTCTGGGACCCGTACCCGCAGTTCGACGGCGCCTCGGCCTGGGCCAAGCTGTTGGACACCTGCGGCGCCCAGGCCGGCGTGCAGATCAAGCGGACCGCCTTCGACACCAGCGACCTCACCAACAAGGCGCTCCTCGCGGCGCAGCAGGGCAACTCCCCGGACGTGCTGATCGTCGACAATCCGGTGGTGTCCACGCTTGCCCAGGCCGGTGTGCTGACGTCGACCAAGGAGAACAAGGTGGACACCTCGGCGGTGTCGCCCAACCTGCTCGCGGCCGGTCAGAGCGGCGGCGAGACGTTCGGCACCCCGATCGGCGCGAACACGCTGGCGCTGTACTACAACAAGGCGGTCCTGACGTCCGCCGGCGTGGACGTCGCCTCGATCAAGGACTGGGCGTCGCTGACCGCCGCCCTGACGAAGGTCAAGGCCTCGGGCAAGAAGGGCATCACCTTCTCCGCGATCGGCACCGAGGAGGGGAGCTTCCAGTTCCTCCCGTGGTTCTGGGGGTCGGGTGCGCAGCTCACTCACCTGGACTCCGCCCAGGCCGCTTCCGCGCTGTCGCTGTGGACGGACTGGGTCAAGCAGGGCCTGGCTCCCAACTCGGTCATCAACAACACGCAGACCACCAGCTGGCAGGAGTTCGCCACGGGTGAGTTCGCCTTCGCCGAGAACGGCACCTGGCAGCTGGCCAACGCGAAGAAGGCCGGCTTCGAGTACGGGGTCGTCCCGGTCCCCGGTATGACCGGTGGCACCGCCCCGGCGCCGACCGGTGGCGAGTTCGTCACCGTCCCGGTCCAGAAGAAGACCGGCCGCTACGGCGTCTCGGACAAGCTGGTGTCCTGCCTGACCAGCGCGGACAACTCCCTCGCCACCGACACCACGCTGTCCTACATCGCCCCCACCCCGGCCGTGCAGGACAAGCAAGCCGCAGCCGACCCCGGTCTGAAGCCGTGGATCGACGCGGTCAAGGCCGCCAAGGGCCGCACCAGCCAGGACCTGGGCACCAAGTACCCCAAGATCTCCGAGCAGTTGTGGACCTCGCTCCAGGCCGCGCTGACCGGTTCCAAGTCGCCGCAGGCCGCCCTGTCCGCGGCGCAGTCGGCCGCCGCCCGCTAG
- a CDS encoding aryl-phospho-beta-D-glucosidase BglC (GH1 family), whose protein sequence is MNNAQQTLRRRSRRLQRTAGLVVALVTTGALSAVPAFAAPTSPDAAQSTGMSVPKDPMAAVAAMQPSWNLGNTLDAIPDETSWGNPLTTKALFDRIKAEGFRSVRIPVTWSGHQSATAPYTIDPVWMARVRQVVDLALADGLYVEINVHHDSWQWINKMSTDHDNVVARFNATWQQIATAFKDEPRKLLMESINEPQFADATDAQKTQYLRELNTSFHSIVRGSGGVNKDRLLVLPSEETNNAQHWLDDLSTTMSSLHDRNLVATVHYYSFWPFSVNVANGTTYDARTQADLTEGFARVHDTFVAKGIPVYLGEYGLLSEPNSGIVERGEMLKYYEHVNYAARANGITTALWDDANYLNRATMQWRDPDLMALIKSSWRTRSGTASSDNLFLPKSGPITAQTVTLNPNGLWFAGLWQGDRPLVPFLDYTLDGDRLTLTADALTRLAGDRAHGVNATLQVRYSDGVPWKLNVRSAGQPVLSDATGTADGLAVPTRFNGDLLANVESTYADGSAAGPYGWTTYQEFNNYAADYDANTTAVKAGFIQSLKDDAPVTLTFRFWSGATVTYHVTKSGTTVTGTAS, encoded by the coding sequence GTGAACAACGCGCAGCAGACCTTACGCCGGCGCAGCCGCCGCCTCCAGCGGACGGCCGGGCTCGTGGTGGCGCTGGTCACCACCGGTGCGCTGAGCGCCGTCCCCGCCTTCGCGGCGCCGACCTCCCCGGACGCCGCGCAGTCCACCGGCATGTCCGTCCCCAAGGACCCGATGGCCGCGGTCGCCGCGATGCAGCCCAGTTGGAACCTCGGCAACACGCTGGACGCCATCCCCGACGAGACCTCCTGGGGCAACCCGCTCACCACCAAGGCACTGTTCGACCGCATCAAGGCAGAGGGCTTCCGCAGCGTCCGGATCCCCGTCACCTGGTCCGGCCACCAGTCCGCCACCGCCCCGTACACCATCGACCCGGTGTGGATGGCGCGGGTCAGGCAGGTGGTCGACCTGGCCCTGGCGGACGGCCTCTACGTCGAGATCAACGTCCACCACGACTCGTGGCAGTGGATCAACAAGATGTCCACCGACCACGACAACGTCGTGGCCCGGTTCAACGCGACCTGGCAGCAGATCGCCACCGCCTTCAAGGACGAGCCGCGCAAGCTGCTCATGGAGAGCATCAACGAGCCGCAGTTCGCCGACGCGACCGACGCGCAGAAGACCCAGTACCTGCGGGAACTCAACACCTCCTTCCACAGCATCGTCCGGGGCAGCGGCGGGGTGAACAAGGACCGCCTGCTCGTGCTGCCCTCGGAGGAGACCAACAACGCCCAGCACTGGCTCGACGACCTGTCGACCACGATGAGTTCGCTGCACGACCGCAACCTGGTGGCGACCGTCCACTACTACAGCTTCTGGCCGTTCAGCGTGAACGTCGCCAACGGCACGACGTACGACGCCAGGACCCAGGCGGATCTGACCGAGGGCTTCGCCCGGGTGCACGACACCTTCGTCGCCAAGGGCATCCCCGTCTACCTCGGCGAGTACGGCCTGCTCAGCGAGCCCAACTCCGGCATCGTCGAGCGCGGGGAGATGCTGAAGTACTACGAGCACGTCAACTACGCCGCCCGGGCCAACGGCATCACCACCGCACTCTGGGACGACGCCAACTACCTGAACCGCGCCACCATGCAGTGGCGGGACCCGGACCTCATGGCCCTGATCAAGTCGTCCTGGAGGACCCGCTCCGGCACCGCCTCCTCCGACAACCTCTTCCTGCCGAAGTCCGGCCCCATCACGGCGCAGACCGTCACCCTGAACCCCAACGGACTCTGGTTCGCGGGGCTGTGGCAGGGCGACCGCCCGCTGGTCCCGTTCCTCGACTACACCCTCGACGGCGACCGGCTCACGCTGACCGCGGACGCCCTCACCCGGCTCGCCGGCGACCGCGCCCACGGGGTCAACGCGACCCTCCAGGTCCGCTACTCCGACGGCGTCCCCTGGAAGCTCAACGTGCGCAGCGCCGGGCAACCGGTGCTGTCCGACGCCACCGGGACCGCCGACGGGCTCGCCGTCCCGACCCGGTTCAACGGCGACCTGCTGGCCAACGTGGAGTCCACGTACGCCGACGGCAGCGCCGCCGGCCCGTACGGCTGGACCACGTACCAGGAGTTCAACAACTACGCCGCCGACTATGACGCCAACACCACCGCCGTCAAGGCCGGCTTCATCCAGTCGCTGAAGGACGACGCCCCGGTGACACTCACCTTCCGCTTCTGGAGCGGCGCGACCGTCACGTACCACGTGACCAAGTCCGGCACCACGGTGACCGGCACCGCCTCCTGA
- a CDS encoding beta-galactosidase (manually curated) yields MFPLSPRVLFGAAYYPEYQPYDRLKEDLDLMAAAKFTVVRVGESVWSTWEPESGRFELDWLQPVLDGAHERGIAVVLGTPTYAVPPWLSRQYPEIAVEHATGRPMGWGARQEADFSHPAFRFHAERVSRAILARYAAHPAVIGFQVDNEPGLRLPHNHGVFQRFVDHLRQTYGDVETLNRAWGLVYWSHRLSTWADLWKPDGNQQPQYDVAWRAFQARQTTEFVAWQAAIAREYARPEQFVTTCLAYEHPAMEDDEVTDVLDVTAANPYYEMQDALALPDPTPDDHEQQWMTTGVWALYRSADRIFSSRQEPFLVTETNAQAISGTSDNRPAFDGQWRQAAWALVSRGARMIEYWHWHTLHFGTETYWAGVLPHSGRPGRVYAELARLGAEFETAGGLVAGIEPDADIAMVYSVPSKWLMQKYPPLAGADGSPDATSYHRIFDPFYRGAFEAGRQVRILHARQLHDARGEREGMAPEEAARRHPVLIAPALYLAEDSLLDWLGSYAHAGGHLVLGPRTGYADQEARARHEPAPGRLVAAAGAWYDELSNLSADLPVRATPGSPLTLPPGATATRWVEGLTAVDATALVEYDHPHFGRWPAVTTRRHGAGRVTCVGTVPGRDLARELAAWLAPVAAGGWHGLPESVTATTGTAADGRRVHVVHNWSWQPAEVRTPAALTDVLDGSALDAGAPVRLGAWDVRVLTSG; encoded by the exons ATGTTCCCACTGTCCCCGCGCGTCCTGTTCGGCGCCGCCTACTATCCCGAGTACCAGCCGTACGACCGGTTGAAGGAAGACCTCGACCTGATGGCGGCGGCGAAGTTCACCGTCGTCCGGGTCGGCGAGTCGGTCTGGTCCACCTGGGAGCCCGAGAGCGGCCGGTTCGAACTGGACTGGCTGCAGCCGGTGCTCGACGGTGCCCACGAGCGCGGCATCGCGGTCGTGCTCGGTACGCCCACCTACGCCGTGCCGCCGTGGCTGAGCCGGCAGTACCCGGAGATCGCCGTCGAGCACGCCACCGGGCGCCCCATGGGCTGGGGCGCCCGCCAGGAAGCCGACTTCAGCCACCCCGCCTTCCGCTTCCACGCCGAGCGCGTCAGCCGCGCCATCCTCGCCCGCTACGCCGCACACCCCGCCGTGATCGGCTTCCAGGTGGACAACGAGCCCGGCCTGCGGCTGCCGCACAACCACGGCGTCTTCCAGCGCTTCGTCGACCACCTGCGGCAGACGTACGGCGACGTGGAGACCCTCAACCGCGCGTGGGGGCTGGTCTACTGGTCGCACCGGCTGTCCACCTGGGCCGACCTGTGGAAGCCCGACGGCAACCAGCAGCCGCAGTACGACGTGGCCTGGCGGGCCTTCCAGGCGCGGCAGACCACCGAGTTCGTCGCCTGGCAGGCCGCCATCGCCCGCGAGTACGCCCGCCCCGAGCAGTTCGTCACCACCTGCCTCGCCTACGAGCACCCGGCGATGGAGGACGACGAGGTGACCGACGTCCTGGACGTCACGGCGGCCAACCCGTACTACGAGATGCAGGACGCCCTCGCCCTGCCCGACCCCACGCCCGACGACCACGAGCAGCAGTGGATGACCACCGGCGTCTGGGCGCTCTACCGGAGCGCGGACCGGATCTTCTCCTCCCGGCAGGAGCCGTTCCTGGTCACCGAGACCAACGCCCAGGCGATCAGCGGCACCTCGGACAACCGGCCGGCCTTCGACGGCCAGTGGCGGCAGGCCGCCTGGGCGCTGGTCTCCCGCGGCGCCCGGATGATCGAGTACTGGCACTGGCACACCCTGCACTTCGGCACCGAGACCTACTGGGCCGGCGTCCTCCCGCACAGCGGCCGCCCGGGCCGGGTGTACGCGGAACTCGCGCGGCTCGGCGCGGAGTTCGAGACGGCGGGCGGC CTGGTCGCCGGGATCGAGCCGGACGCCGACATCGCCATGGTGTACTCCGTGCCCAGCAAGTGGCTGATGCAGAAGTACCCGCCGCTGGCCGGCGCCGACGGCAGCCCGGACGCCACCTCCTACCACCGGATCTTCGACCCGTTCTACCGCGGCGCCTTCGAGGCCGGCCGCCAGGTGCGGATCCTGCACGCCCGGCAACTTCACGACGCCCGGGGCGAGCGCGAGGGCATGGCACCGGAGGAGGCGGCGCGGCGCCACCCGGTGCTGATCGCCCCGGCCCTCTACCTGGCCGAGGACTCCCTGCTCGACTGGCTCGGCTCCTACGCCCACGCCGGCGGGCACCTGGTGCTCGGCCCGCGCACCGGCTACGCCGACCAGGAGGCCCGGGCACGCCACGAACCGGCCCCCGGACGGCTGGTGGCGGCCGCCGGCGCCTGGTACGACGAGCTCAGCAACCTCTCCGCCGACCTGCCGGTCCGCGCCACGCCCGGCAGCCCGCTGACGCTGCCCCCCGGCGCCACCGCGACCCGCTGGGTGGAGGGCCTGACCGCCGTCGACGCCACCGCGCTGGTGGAGTACGACCACCCGCACTTCGGCCGCTGGCCCGCCGTCACCACCCGCCGCCACGGCGCCGGCCGGGTGACCTGCGTGGGCACCGTGCCCGGCCGCGACCTCGCCCGCGAGCTCGCCGCCTGGCTGGCCCCGGTCGCCGCCGGCGGCTGGCACGGCCTGCCCGAGTCCGTCACCGCGACCACCGGCACGGCCGCCGACGGGCGCCGGGTCCACGTGGTGCACAACTGGAGCTGGCAACCGGCCGAGGTGCGGACACCCGCCGCCCTGACCGACGTCCTGGACGGCAGCGCGCTCGACGCGGGCGCCCCGGTCCGGCTGGGCGCCTGGGACGTACGGGTCCTCACCTCAGGCTGA
- a CDS encoding beta-xylosidase: protein MSEQIQPSGTVPNPVIPGFHPDPSVCRVGDDYYLVCSSFEYFPGIPVFHSRDLVNWTQIGNALDRPSQLRLPRDMPSSGGIYAPTLRHHDGRFWLIVTNVGDGGNMLFTATDPAGPWSDPVRLPGVPGIDPDLAWDEDGTCWCTVAGVSQVRLDPTTGETLGEPYRIWSGTPGSMAPEAPHLYRIGDYWYLMIAEGGTERGHGVSIARGLTPSGPFEPCPANPVLTHRGTASPIQNTGHADLVQAPDGSWWMVLLAVRPRGGTPGWYVLGRETFLAPVQWVDGWPVVGEVTAELPTPAWPLHSAPAVPARDDFDQAELHPRWISVRERPEGSCTTKERSGWLTLRAAGASLDETDTVFVGRRQQHLACRASTLIDPADGRGGLAVRLDEEHHYEIEAADGVVKVFARIGPLRTELATRPVPAGAVVLGVEILPRPTRGPRTGPDDVIFGIEEPDGTFTVLAGLDGRYLSTEVAGGFTGRVIGVYAAAGTVHFDRFDYEPLPLP from the coding sequence GTGTCAGAGCAGATCCAGCCGTCCGGCACCGTCCCCAACCCGGTGATCCCCGGCTTCCACCCCGACCCCAGCGTCTGCCGCGTGGGCGACGACTACTACCTGGTGTGCTCCAGCTTCGAGTACTTCCCCGGCATCCCGGTCTTCCACAGCCGGGACCTGGTGAACTGGACGCAGATCGGCAACGCCCTCGACCGGCCGAGCCAGCTGCGCCTGCCGCGCGACATGCCGTCCTCCGGCGGCATCTACGCGCCGACCCTGCGCCACCACGACGGCCGATTCTGGCTGATCGTCACCAACGTCGGCGACGGCGGCAACATGCTCTTCACCGCCACCGACCCGGCCGGACCCTGGTCCGACCCGGTCCGGCTGCCCGGGGTTCCCGGGATCGACCCCGACCTCGCCTGGGACGAGGACGGCACTTGCTGGTGCACCGTCGCCGGCGTCTCCCAGGTCCGCCTCGACCCGACGACCGGCGAGACCCTCGGCGAGCCGTACCGGATCTGGTCCGGCACCCCCGGCTCCATGGCCCCCGAGGCCCCCCACCTGTACCGGATCGGCGACTACTGGTACCTGATGATCGCCGAGGGCGGCACCGAACGCGGCCACGGCGTCTCCATCGCCCGCGGCCTGACGCCCTCCGGCCCGTTCGAGCCGTGCCCGGCGAACCCGGTCCTGACCCACCGCGGCACCGCCAGTCCCATCCAGAACACCGGGCACGCCGACCTCGTCCAGGCGCCCGACGGCTCCTGGTGGATGGTGCTGCTCGCGGTCCGGCCGCGCGGCGGCACTCCCGGCTGGTACGTCCTCGGCCGGGAGACCTTCCTCGCCCCCGTCCAGTGGGTGGACGGTTGGCCGGTGGTCGGCGAGGTCACCGCCGAACTGCCCACGCCCGCCTGGCCGCTGCACTCCGCCCCCGCCGTGCCGGCCCGGGACGACTTCGACCAGGCCGAGCTGCACCCCCGGTGGATCTCGGTGCGCGAGCGCCCGGAGGGCTCGTGCACCACGAAGGAACGATCCGGATGGCTCACCCTGCGCGCCGCCGGCGCCTCCCTGGACGAGACCGACACGGTGTTCGTGGGCCGCCGCCAGCAGCACCTCGCCTGCCGCGCGAGCACCCTGATCGATCCCGCCGACGGCCGCGGCGGCCTGGCCGTCCGCCTGGACGAGGAGCACCACTACGAGATCGAGGCGGCTGACGGCGTAGTGAAGGTGTTCGCCCGGATCGGCCCGCTGCGCACCGAGCTCGCCACCCGGCCGGTGCCCGCCGGAGCGGTGGTGCTCGGCGTCGAGATCCTCCCGCGGCCAACGCGCGGCCCGCGCACCGGACCTGACGACGTCATCTTCGGCATCGAGGAGCCCGACGGCACCTTCACCGTGCTCGCCGGCCTCGACGGCCGCTACCTGTCCACCGAGGTGGCCGGCGGTTTCACCGGCCGGGTCATCGGCGTGTACGCCGCGGCCGGCACCGTCCACTTCGACCGGTTCGACTACGAGCCGCTCCCGCTCCCCTGA
- a CDS encoding aryl-phospho-beta-D-glucosidase BglC (GH1 family) — translation MNDAQQTARPHSRRLHRTAALVVALATTGSLAYGTAVATPADQARTRGRAVIVPQDPMAAVAAMQPSWNLGNTLDAIPDETSWGNPLTTKATFDGLRAQGFRSVRIPVTWYPHQSATAPYTIDPAYLKRVKQVVDWALADGLYVEINVHHDSWQWIANMSTDHDNVLARFNATWQQIATAFRDEPRALLMESINEPQFNNATDAQKTQYLRELNTSFQKIVRGSGGGNKDRLLVLPSEETNNAQHWLDDLSTTINSLHDRNLVATVHYYSWYPFSVNIANGPSYDATAQKDLTDGFRRVHDTLVAKGVPVYLGEYGLLTSPYSGVVERGEMLKYFEHVNYEARANGMTTALWDAANDFLNRSTMQWQVPEMEALIKSGWRTRSGTASSDNVFVPGSGPITAQTITLNPNGLWFTGLWQGDVPLMPTRDYTLNGDQLTLTAEALTRLAGNRALGLNATLQVRYSDGVPWKLFVRSYDKPVLSGATGTADGLTIPTRFNGDLMANVESTYADGTAAGPASWTTFQSFDNYRADYGAGTTTVKADFLKSLKDDAPVTLTFRFWTGATVTYHLTKSGNTVTGTAG, via the coding sequence GTGAACGACGCACAGCAGACCGCCCGCCCGCACAGCCGCCGGCTCCACCGGACGGCCGCCCTCGTGGTGGCCCTCGCCACCACCGGCAGCCTCGCCTACGGCACCGCCGTCGCCACACCGGCCGACCAGGCCCGGACCCGGGGCCGGGCGGTCATCGTCCCGCAGGACCCGATGGCCGCCGTGGCCGCGATGCAGCCGAGCTGGAACCTCGGCAACACCCTGGACGCCATCCCCGACGAGACCTCCTGGGGCAACCCGCTCACCACCAAGGCCACGTTCGACGGCCTCCGGGCCCAGGGCTTCCGCAGCGTCCGGATCCCCGTCACCTGGTACCCCCACCAGTCCGCCACCGCCCCGTACACCATCGACCCGGCGTACCTGAAGCGGGTGAAGCAGGTGGTGGACTGGGCCCTGGCGGACGGCCTCTACGTCGAGATCAACGTCCACCACGACTCCTGGCAGTGGATCGCGAACATGTCCACCGACCACGACAACGTGCTCGCCCGGTTCAACGCGACCTGGCAGCAGATCGCCACCGCCTTCCGGGACGAGCCGCGCGCGCTGCTGATGGAGAGCATCAACGAGCCGCAGTTCAACAACGCGACCGACGCCCAGAAGACCCAGTACCTGCGGGAGCTCAACACCTCGTTCCAGAAGATCGTCCGGGGCAGCGGCGGGGGGAACAAGGACCGCCTGCTCGTCCTGCCCTCGGAGGAGACCAACAACGCCCAGCACTGGCTCGACGACCTGTCGACGACGATCAACTCGCTGCACGACCGCAACCTGGTGGCGACCGTGCACTACTACAGCTGGTACCCGTTCAGCGTGAACATCGCCAACGGCCCGAGCTACGACGCCACGGCGCAGAAGGACCTCACCGACGGCTTCCGGCGGGTGCACGACACCCTCGTCGCCAAGGGCGTCCCCGTCTACCTCGGCGAGTACGGCCTGCTCACCTCGCCCTACTCGGGCGTCGTCGAGCGCGGCGAGATGCTCAAGTACTTCGAGCACGTCAACTACGAGGCCCGGGCCAACGGCATGACCACCGCGCTCTGGGACGCCGCCAACGACTTCCTGAACCGCAGCACCATGCAGTGGCAGGTCCCCGAGATGGAGGCCCTGATCAAGTCGGGCTGGCGGACCCGCTCGGGCACCGCCTCCAGCGACAACGTCTTCGTGCCGGGCTCCGGCCCCATCACGGCGCAGACCATCACGCTGAACCCCAACGGGCTATGGTTCACCGGGCTCTGGCAGGGCGACGTCCCGCTGATGCCGACGCGCGACTACACCCTCAACGGCGACCAGCTCACGCTGACCGCCGAGGCCCTCACCCGGCTCGCCGGCAACCGGGCCCTCGGGCTCAACGCGACCCTCCAGGTCCGGTACTCCGACGGAGTCCCCTGGAAGCTCTTCGTGCGCTCGTACGACAAGCCGGTCCTCTCCGGCGCCACCGGAACGGCCGACGGGCTCACCATCCCGACCCGGTTCAACGGCGATCTGATGGCCAACGTGGAGTCCACCTACGCCGACGGCACCGCCGCCGGCCCGGCCTCCTGGACCACCTTCCAGTCGTTCGACAACTACCGCGCCGACTACGGCGCCGGCACCACCACCGTCAAGGCCGACTTCCTCAAGTCGCTGAAGGACGACGCCCCGGTGACGCTCACCTTCCGCTTCTGGACCGGCGCCACCGTCACCTACCACCTGACCAAGTCCGGCAACACCGTCACCGGCACCGCCGGCTGA
- a CDS encoding multiple sugar transport system permease protein, which translates to MNDTAQIPENRSVHDGDGAAATAPALGRTGSERTRSRPRSPQWAAWGFLTPVVIYLGVFYAYPLYRNIDLSLRNYTVRSFVNGDAPFTGLANYRVVLDDPTFVPALLHTVVFTAASLLLQYGIGLALAVFFTHHFRLAATLRALFLVPWLLPLIVSASTWSWMLNSDSGVVNSVLHAMGIGPVNWLTSPSWSLASVVIANIWIGIPFNLVVLYSGLQSIPASLYEAAALDGANAWQRFRHVTLPLLRPVSAITLLLGLIYTLKVFDIIWITTRGGPVDSSTTLATWSYRLGFGNALPAFGHGAAVGNLLVLIALFFGMVYIRVQRKQQAS; encoded by the coding sequence ATGAACGACACAGCACAGATTCCGGAGAACCGCTCTGTGCACGACGGAGACGGGGCGGCCGCCACCGCCCCGGCCCTCGGACGCACCGGCAGCGAACGCACCAGGTCCCGCCCCCGCTCCCCGCAGTGGGCGGCCTGGGGATTCCTGACACCGGTGGTGATCTACCTCGGCGTGTTCTACGCCTATCCCCTCTACCGCAACATCGACCTGAGCCTGCGCAACTACACGGTGCGCTCGTTCGTGAACGGCGATGCCCCCTTCACCGGACTGGCGAACTACCGCGTGGTCCTGGACGACCCCACATTCGTGCCCGCGCTGCTCCACACCGTGGTGTTCACCGCCGCCAGCCTTCTGCTGCAGTACGGGATCGGCCTGGCCCTCGCGGTCTTCTTCACCCATCACTTCCGCCTGGCGGCCACGCTTCGCGCCCTGTTCCTGGTGCCCTGGCTGCTGCCGCTGATCGTGTCCGCCTCCACCTGGTCGTGGATGCTCAACAGCGACTCCGGCGTCGTCAACTCCGTCCTGCACGCGATGGGCATCGGCCCGGTCAACTGGCTCACCTCCCCGAGCTGGTCCCTGGCGTCGGTGGTGATCGCGAACATCTGGATCGGGATCCCGTTCAACCTGGTGGTCCTGTACAGCGGTCTGCAGAGCATTCCGGCATCCCTCTACGAAGCCGCCGCCCTGGACGGCGCGAACGCCTGGCAGCGCTTCCGCCACGTCACCTTGCCGCTGCTGCGGCCGGTGTCGGCGATCACCCTGCTGCTGGGCCTGATCTACACCCTCAAGGTCTTCGACATCATCTGGATCACGACCAGGGGCGGCCCGGTCGACTCCTCGACCACGCTGGCGACCTGGTCCTACCGGCTCGGCTTCGGGAACGCGCTGCCGGCCTTCGGGCACGGCGCTGCCGTCGGAAACCTGCTGGTCCTGATCGCCCTGTTCTTCGGCATGGTCTACATCCGCGTCCAGCGAAAGCAGCAGGCGTCATGA